One Erysipelothrix amsterdamensis DNA window includes the following coding sequences:
- a CDS encoding DUF1542 domain-containing protein, translated as MMKKNKLLNKIMTIALTFVLLVTSISMNQNYTISAQETEELFPFRGNKLQNPYLRYGTKDTTIPNWKLSSTNNVFGGEAAGTISTKVTDGYRDIGKYNYLVGEKNDTDQSVFKSKSMRVENSSVAENASFMLVGQTIQLQAGYEYYFRAELKSVDGTSKGMLNIYPGTATSGKNGLASGGFTATNKLEIVSLPFIADGSGEVTVSLRHFASNDKNTHLEIYRMGFFLKDDYLIQEDTHALFNDSEFKELVGKDTAEIQKNIDAIRAKITASGNPYASDVKAYVNDLLDKAQALLDHAKGIEKAIKDTFENFDEKVLKGDVTQNTIDELKNNIGEVSSPGLKEKLTNDLKEVERVYELQELKPVLKEELEKKANDAIKKIEDLKNVPESEKKEKIEAIQKELETGKKAIDDAKTREDATDAKDTSAGNIDKIVSDATLVDRKNDSKSDLDKKAEDAKKEIDKLPNLTDDEKQKAKDDIDQKTQDGKDAIDQGTTPKDVEDAKNTTDTAVKEIVDQGKLQDAKNKAKKDLEAKADETKKAIDALPGISQESKDKAKNEIDNALNKGLENIEKGKSIEDVTKVITETSKEMDAIKDALIKENNDTIDALINDKKSSLDAEAKKAKETIDKLENLSQDEKDEAKKVIDKTVNDASKELDKATTPSDIDSIYNQGKDTIGNVVVKAELDDAKTKAIADLNAKAEEVRKQIADKPALTDQQRKEANDEINKTLADATKRIEDTAVITEIPENLKTGIDELDAIEKKYETKSTGNLDKKKEDSKSELDKKAEDAKKEIDKLPNLTDDEKQKAKDDIDQKNQDGKDAIDNSNDPKDIEKVVDTTDKGIKDIVEDNVLLDTKNKAKDDLDKKAEDAKKKIDKLPNLTDDEKQKAKDDIDQKTQDGKDAIDQGTTPKDVEDAKNTTDTAVKEIVDQSTLQDAKNKAKKDLEAKADETKKAIDALPGLSQEAKDKAKAEIDNALNKGLESVELGTSTEAINKVVTDTKTEMDAIKDALVKENFETLKKLKDDKKASLNAEAEKAKEKIDKLENLSQNEKDKAKKEIDKTVNDASKALDKATTPSDIDSIYNQGKDDISKVVVKAELDDAKIKAIADLKAKAEEVRKQIADKPSLSNQQRKEANDEINKTLADAIKRIEDTAVITEIPENLKTGIDELDAIEKKYEAKNTGNLDKKKEDSKSELDKKAEDAKKEIDKLPNLTDKEKTKAKDDIDQKNQDSKDAIDNSNDPKEIEDVIDTTDKGINEIVDDNKLLDSKNEAKDDLDKKAEEAKKEIDSLPNLTDEEKTKAKDNIDQKNQEGKDAIDQSKDSKEIEKVIDTTDKGINDIVDDNKLLDSKNKAKDDLDKKAEDAKKEIDKLPNLTDDEKQKAKDDIDQKTQDGKDAIDQGTTPKDVEDAKNTTDKAVKDIVDQSTLQDAKNKAKKDLEAKADETKKAIDALPGLTQDEKTKAKAEVDKVLKEGLDSIDSSSKIDKINKSLNYSINEMDKIVKNLMKSQPVLPAAGITASSIRLYGLLLSLVGMLIFVIQTKKNRYNN; from the coding sequence ATGATGAAAAAAAATAAACTATTAAACAAGATCATGACAATTGCATTAACATTTGTCTTGCTCGTTACAAGTATTTCAATGAATCAAAATTATACAATATCTGCACAAGAGACAGAGGAATTGTTTCCATTCCGAGGCAATAAATTACAAAACCCCTATCTGAGATATGGTACAAAAGATACGACGATTCCAAATTGGAAACTCAGCTCAACAAATAACGTATTTGGTGGCGAAGCAGCTGGGACAATTAGCACAAAAGTAACTGATGGATATCGTGATATTGGAAAATATAATTATCTCGTAGGCGAGAAAAATGATACAGACCAAAGTGTATTTAAATCAAAGTCAATGAGAGTGGAAAACTCAAGTGTGGCAGAAAATGCAAGTTTTATGCTAGTTGGTCAAACGATTCAACTTCAGGCAGGCTATGAATATTATTTTAGAGCCGAGTTAAAGAGTGTTGATGGTACGAGCAAAGGGATGTTGAATATTTATCCTGGAACTGCAACGTCTGGAAAAAACGGACTTGCATCTGGAGGTTTTACAGCAACCAATAAATTAGAAATTGTAAGTTTACCTTTTATCGCTGATGGAAGTGGAGAAGTTACGGTTTCCCTACGTCACTTTGCTTCGAATGATAAAAATACACACTTAGAAATTTATCGAATGGGATTTTTCTTGAAAGATGACTATCTAATTCAAGAAGATACACATGCATTGTTTAATGACAGTGAGTTTAAAGAATTAGTGGGTAAAGATACAGCTGAAATTCAGAAAAATATTGATGCAATCCGAGCTAAAATTACTGCATCAGGAAACCCTTATGCAAGTGATGTTAAAGCATATGTAAACGACTTACTTGATAAGGCTCAAGCATTATTAGATCATGCAAAAGGAATTGAGAAAGCGATTAAGGATACTTTTGAAAACTTTGATGAAAAAGTATTAAAAGGTGATGTAACTCAAAACACAATCGATGAACTGAAAAACAACATTGGTGAAGTATCAAGTCCTGGACTTAAAGAAAAACTAACTAATGATTTAAAAGAAGTTGAACGTGTTTATGAATTGCAAGAGTTAAAACCAGTTCTAAAAGAAGAACTTGAAAAGAAAGCAAATGACGCAATCAAAAAAATTGAAGACTTAAAAAATGTACCGGAGTCTGAAAAGAAAGAAAAAATTGAAGCTATTCAAAAAGAATTAGAAACTGGGAAGAAGGCTATCGACGACGCGAAGACGCGTGAAGATGCTACGGATGCAAAAGATACATCTGCTGGAAACATTGATAAAATTGTAAGCGATGCAACTCTTGTCGATCGTAAAAACGACTCAAAATCTGATCTTGATAAAAAAGCTGAAGATGCTAAGAAAGAAATCGATAAGTTACCAAATTTAACGGATGATGAAAAGCAAAAAGCTAAAGATGACATTGATCAAAAAACTCAAGATGGAAAAGACGCAATTGATCAAGGAACGACACCAAAAGATGTTGAAGATGCAAAAAATACAACGGATACAGCGGTGAAAGAAATTGTTGATCAAGGTAAATTACAGGATGCAAAAAATAAAGCGAAAAAAGATTTAGAAGCAAAAGCCGATGAAACGAAAAAAGCGATTGATGCGCTTCCTGGAATTTCCCAAGAGTCGAAAGATAAAGCTAAAAACGAGATCGATAATGCACTAAATAAAGGTCTTGAAAATATTGAAAAAGGTAAATCTATTGAAGATGTTACTAAAGTAATAACAGAAACTTCAAAAGAAATGGATGCCATTAAAGATGCACTCATTAAAGAAAACAATGATACAATCGATGCTTTAATTAATGATAAAAAGTCAAGTCTTGATGCAGAAGCAAAAAAAGCAAAAGAAACAATCGATAAACTTGAAAACTTATCGCAAGACGAAAAAGATGAAGCAAAGAAAGTAATTGATAAAACTGTTAATGATGCTTCAAAAGAACTTGATAAAGCAACAACACCATCAGATATCGACTCAATTTATAATCAAGGTAAAGATACTATCGGTAATGTTGTTGTAAAAGCAGAACTAGATGATGCAAAGACGAAAGCTATAGCTGATTTAAATGCTAAAGCTGAAGAAGTCCGAAAACAAATTGCTGATAAGCCGGCGCTAACCGATCAACAACGTAAAGAAGCAAATGATGAAATCAACAAAACTCTCGCAGATGCAACGAAGCGTATTGAAGATACAGCGGTTATTACGGAGATTCCTGAAAACTTAAAAACAGGTATCGATGAATTAGATGCAATTGAAAAAAAATACGAAACGAAAAGCACAGGCAATTTAGACAAGAAAAAAGAAGATTCTAAATCAGAGCTTGATAAAAAGGCTGAAGATGCTAAAAAAGAAATCGATAAGTTACCAAACTTAACAGATGATGAAAAGCAAAAAGCCAAAGATGATATCGATCAAAAAAATCAAGACGGAAAAGATGCAATTGATAACTCAAACGATCCTAAAGACATTGAAAAAGTTGTCGATACAACTGATAAAGGGATTAAGGACATCGTTGAGGACAATGTGCTTCTAGATACTAAAAATAAAGCTAAAGACGATCTTGATAAAAAAGCTGAAGATGCTAAGAAAAAAATCGATAAGTTACCAAACTTAACGGATGATGAAAAGCAAAAAGCTAAAGATGACATTGATCAAAAAACACAAGATGGAAAAGATGCAATTGATCAAGGAACGACACCAAAAGATGTTGAAGATGCAAAAAATACAACGGATACAGCGGTGAAAGAAATTGTTGATCAAAGTACATTACAGGATGCAAAAAATAAAGCGAAAAAAGATTTAGAAGCAAAAGCCGATGAAACGAAAAAAGCGATTGATGCACTTCCTGGTCTTTCCCAAGAAGCAAAAGACAAAGCTAAGGCTGAAATCGATAATGCATTAAATAAAGGTCTTGAGAGCGTAGAACTTGGTACGTCAACTGAAGCAATTAATAAAGTTGTAACAGATACAAAAACCGAAATGGATGCTATTAAAGATGCTCTCGTTAAAGAAAATTTCGAAACGCTTAAAAAACTTAAAGATGACAAGAAAGCAAGTTTAAACGCAGAAGCTGAGAAGGCAAAAGAAAAAATCGATAAACTTGAAAACTTATCACAAAACGAAAAAGATAAAGCGAAAAAAGAAATTGATAAAACCGTTAATGACGCTTCTAAAGCTCTAGATAAAGCAACAACGCCATCAGACATCGACTCAATTTATAATCAAGGTAAAGATGATATTAGTAAAGTTGTTGTTAAAGCAGAGCTTGATGATGCAAAAATCAAAGCTATTGCAGATTTAAAAGCAAAAGCAGAAGAAGTTCGTAAACAAATTGCTGATAAACCGTCACTTTCAAATCAACAACGTAAAGAAGCAAATGACGAGATTAACAAAACTCTTGCAGATGCAATTAAGCGTATTGAAGATACTGCGGTTATAACGGAGATTCCTGAGAACTTAAAAACAGGTATTGATGAATTAGATGCAATTGAAAAAAAATACGAAGCGAAAAACACAGGCAATTTAGATAAGAAAAAAGAAGATTCTAAATCAGAGCTTGATAAAAAAGCTGAAGATGCTAAAAAAGAAATCGATAAGTTACCAAACCTAACGGATAAAGAAAAAACCAAAGCTAAAGATGATATTGATCAAAAAAATCAAGACAGCAAAGATGCAATTGATAACTCAAACGATCCTAAAGAAATTGAGGACGTGATCGATACAACCGATAAAGGGATTAATGAGATTGTTGATGACAACAAGCTTCTCGATTCCAAGAATGAAGCTAAAGATGATCTCGATAAGAAGGCTGAAGAAGCTAAAAAAGAAATTGATTCGTTACCAAACTTAACGGATGAAGAGAAAACCAAAGCTAAAGATAATATCGATCAAAAAAATCAAGAAGGAAAAGATGCAATTGATCAATCAAAAGATTCTAAAGAAATTGAAAAAGTGATTGATACAACGGATAAAGGAATCAATGATATTGTTGATGATAATAAACTTCTCGATTCCAAGAATAAAGCTAAAGACGATCTTGATAAAAAAGCTGAAGATGCAAAGAAAGAAATCGATAAGTTACCAAACTTAACAGATGATGAAAAGCAGAAAGCAAAAGATGATATTGATCAAAAAACTCAAGATGGTAAAGACGCAATTGATCAAGGTACGACACCAAAAGATGTTGAAGATGCGAAAAATACAACAGACAAAGCAGTGAAAGACATTGTTGATCAAAGCACGTTACAAGATGCAAAAAACAAAGCTAAAAAAGATTTAGAAGCGAAAGCAGATGAAACGAAAAAAGCGATTGATGCATTACCGGGACTAACTCAAGACGAAAAAACTAAAGCTAAAGCCGAAGTAGATAAAGTCTTAAAAGAAGGTCTTGATTCAATTGACTCTAGTTCGAAAATTGATAAGATAAATAAATCTTTAAATTATTCAATTAATGAGATGGACAAAATTGTTAAGAATTTAATGAAATCACAACCGGTTCTTCCTGCAGCTGGAATTACTGCAAGCAGTATACGTTTATACGGACTACTATTGAGCCTTGTTGGTATGTTAATCTTTGTGATTCAAACAAAGAAAAATCGTTATAATAACTAA
- a CDS encoding phosphotransferase enzyme family protein, whose translation MESINEIVKAFCLSGHVKEIVPFGNGHINDTYRVVCTQGSYVLQRINHEIFLDPNGLIDNIEKVTKHIRQKVIKRGGDPSREVLNLIPTIHDNYVFKSEMGDFWRAYNLIENSKSLERVENSEDFYRSGVAFGSFQKDLEDFPVESLNLTIQDFHNTPKRYEDFIKSIEINKSGRKHLVSEEIKFVLKYRDFAETLWNYYNQGLLPLKVTHNDTKLNNVLLDRDSNEVLCVVDLDTVMPGFSLDDFGDSIRFGASTALEDEKDLSKVHLSIPYYEAYVDGFITGADGSLSDLEIQLFPESAKMMTLECGFRFLKDYIDGDTYFKTNYPDHNLVRARTQFKLVREMENSWDTLKKISEDRLKV comes from the coding sequence ATGGAATCTATAAATGAAATAGTTAAAGCATTTTGTTTGAGTGGACATGTAAAAGAAATTGTTCCATTTGGAAATGGACATATTAATGATACTTATCGCGTAGTTTGCACCCAGGGAAGCTATGTTTTACAGAGAATTAATCATGAAATATTTTTAGACCCGAATGGACTTATCGACAATATTGAAAAAGTAACAAAACACATTCGTCAAAAAGTAATAAAACGTGGTGGTGATCCAAGTCGTGAGGTTTTAAATCTCATACCAACAATTCATGATAATTATGTTTTTAAGAGTGAAATGGGTGATTTTTGGCGTGCTTATAATTTGATAGAAAATTCGAAATCATTAGAACGTGTTGAAAATAGTGAGGATTTTTATCGAAGTGGTGTTGCCTTTGGATCGTTCCAGAAAGATTTAGAAGATTTTCCGGTTGAATCGTTAAATCTGACGATTCAAGATTTCCACAATACACCCAAACGATACGAGGATTTCATTAAATCGATTGAAATAAACAAATCAGGTCGAAAACATTTAGTATCTGAAGAAATTAAATTCGTGCTTAAATATCGAGACTTTGCAGAAACTTTATGGAATTACTATAATCAAGGACTTTTACCACTGAAGGTAACACATAATGATACGAAACTTAATAATGTTCTTCTGGATAGAGATTCAAATGAGGTGTTGTGTGTTGTGGACTTAGATACGGTTATGCCAGGGTTTTCTTTGGATGATTTTGGGGATTCGATTCGATTTGGTGCAAGCACTGCATTGGAGGATGAGAAAGACCTGTCGAAAGTGCACTTAAGCATCCCTTACTATGAGGCATATGTGGACGGTTTCATTACTGGTGCTGATGGAAGTTTGTCTGATTTAGAAATACAACTCTTTCCAGAAAGTGCCAAAATGATGACACTTGAATGTGGCTTTCGTTTTCTTAAAGATTATATTGATGGAGATACTTACTTCAAAACAAATTATCCAGATCACAATCTAGTAAGGGCACGTACACAGTTTAAATTAGTGCGAGAGATGGAAAATTCATGGGACACGCTCAAAAAAATTAGTGAGGACCGTCTAAAAGTGTAA
- a CDS encoding DUF6903 family protein produces the protein MKKLLNGLINVGVFILGIWMVIHFQKTISMQSLFMMIIGLGMLLYLLYRYNKRFL, from the coding sequence ATGAAGAAACTATTGAATGGTCTTATTAATGTAGGTGTGTTTATCTTGGGGATTTGGATGGTAATTCATTTCCAAAAAACCATTTCAATGCAATCATTATTCATGATGATTATTGGTTTGGGAATGTTACTGTATTTGCTCTATCGATATAATAAACGTTTTCTTTAG
- a CDS encoding GNAT family N-acetyltransferase: MIRLATPDDLEAIRLIASITWKEAYKDLIPLDIINRFIEDAYSPTVLERRIETTKLVVAVQDDYIVGFGNYEIRDNDLYIVALYVLPTHQRAGVGSELLSYIEKNVPDSINQAYVDVENGNVSAESFYKKYGFVQKICIPDTLYGYPLKTLRMVYEVKR, encoded by the coding sequence ATGATACGATTGGCTACGCCCGATGATTTAGAGGCAATTCGTTTGATTGCTTCGATTACATGGAAAGAAGCGTATAAGGATTTAATCCCACTGGATATTATTAATCGTTTTATTGAAGATGCTTATTCGCCCACAGTCCTTGAGCGCCGAATTGAAACGACAAAGCTTGTGGTAGCAGTTCAAGATGATTATATTGTTGGATTTGGAAACTATGAGATTCGTGACAATGATTTATATATTGTTGCATTGTACGTACTCCCCACACATCAACGTGCAGGTGTAGGATCGGAATTACTTTCATATATTGAGAAGAATGTTCCAGATTCTATTAATCAAGCATATGTTGATGTAGAAAATGGTAATGTTAGCGCAGAGTCATTTTATAAGAAATATGGATTTGTCCAAAAAATATGTATTCCAGATACACTGTACGGTTACCCACTCAAAACTTTACGTATGGTTTATGAAGTAAAACGTTGA